From Macaca fascicularis isolate 582-1 chromosome 14, T2T-MFA8v1.1, a single genomic window includes:
- the RAB1B gene encoding ras-related protein Rab-1B isoform X2, whose amino-acid sequence MNPEYDYLFKLLLIGDSGVGKSCLLLRFADDTYTESYISTIGVDFKIRTIELDGKTIKLQIWDTAGQERFRTITSSYYRGAHGIIVVYDVTDQESYANVKQWLQEIDRYASENVNKLLVGNKSDLTTKKVVDNTTAKEFADSLGIPFLETSAKNATNVEQAFMTMAAEIKKRMGPGAASGGERPNLKIDSTPVKPAGGGCC is encoded by the exons atgAACCCCGAATA TGACTACCTGTTTAAGCTGCTTTTGATTGGCGACTCAGGCGTGGGCAAGTCATGCCTGCTCCTGCGGTTTGCT GATGACACGTACACAGAGAGCTACATCAGCACCATCGGGGTGGACTTCAAGATCCGAACCATCGAGCTGGATGGCAAAACTATCAAACTTCAGATC TGGGACACAGCGGGCCAGGAACGGTTCCGGACCATCACTTCCAGCTACTACCGGGGGGCTCATGGCATCATCGTGGTGTATGACGTCACTGACCAG GAGTCCTATGCCAACGTGAAGCAGTGGCTGCAGGAGATTGACCGCTACGCCAGTGAGAACGTTAATAAGCTCCtggtgggcaacaagagcgaccTCACCACCAAGAAGGTGGTGGACAACACCACAGCCAAG GAGTTTGCGGACTCTCTGGGCATCCCCTTCTTGGAGACAAGTGCCAAGAACGCCACCAATGTCGAGCAGGCGTTCATGACCATGGCTGCCGAGATCAAAAAGCGGATGGGGCCCGGAGCAGCCTCCGGGGGCGAGCGGCCCAATCTCAAGATCGACAGCACCCCTGTAAAGCCGGCTGGCGGTGGCTGTTGCTAG
- the RAB1B gene encoding ras-related protein Rab-1B isoform X1, whose amino-acid sequence MNMEFALPLPAGFSGPQTLLTLGHSLCGDYLFKLLLIGDSGVGKSCLLLRFADDTYTESYISTIGVDFKIRTIELDGKTIKLQIWDTAGQERFRTITSSYYRGAHGIIVVYDVTDQESYANVKQWLQEIDRYASENVNKLLVGNKSDLTTKKVVDNTTAKEFADSLGIPFLETSAKNATNVEQAFMTMAAEIKKRMGPGAASGGERPNLKIDSTPVKPAGGGCC is encoded by the exons ATGAATATGGAATTTGCTCTCCCCCTTCCAGCGGGATTCTCTGGTCCTCAAACTCTCCTCACTCTTGGTCACTCCCTCTGCGG TGACTACCTGTTTAAGCTGCTTTTGATTGGCGACTCAGGCGTGGGCAAGTCATGCCTGCTCCTGCGGTTTGCT GATGACACGTACACAGAGAGCTACATCAGCACCATCGGGGTGGACTTCAAGATCCGAACCATCGAGCTGGATGGCAAAACTATCAAACTTCAGATC TGGGACACAGCGGGCCAGGAACGGTTCCGGACCATCACTTCCAGCTACTACCGGGGGGCTCATGGCATCATCGTGGTGTATGACGTCACTGACCAG GAGTCCTATGCCAACGTGAAGCAGTGGCTGCAGGAGATTGACCGCTACGCCAGTGAGAACGTTAATAAGCTCCtggtgggcaacaagagcgaccTCACCACCAAGAAGGTGGTGGACAACACCACAGCCAAG GAGTTTGCGGACTCTCTGGGCATCCCCTTCTTGGAGACAAGTGCCAAGAACGCCACCAATGTCGAGCAGGCGTTCATGACCATGGCTGCCGAGATCAAAAAGCGGATGGGGCCCGGAGCAGCCTCCGGGGGCGAGCGGCCCAATCTCAAGATCGACAGCACCCCTGTAAAGCCGGCTGGCGGTGGCTGTTGCTAG
- the KLC2 gene encoding kinesin light chain 2, whose translation MAMMVLPREEKLSQDEIVLGTKAVIQGLETLRGEHRALLAPLVAPEASEAEPGSQERCILLRRSLEAIELGLGEAQVILALSSHLGAVESEKQKLRAQVRRLVQENQWLREELAGTQQKLQRSEQAVAQLEEEKQHLLFMSQIRKLDEDISPNEEKGDVPKDTLDDLFPNEDEQSPAPSPGGGDVSGQHGGYEIPARLRTLHNLVIQYASQGRYEVAVPLCKQALEDLEKTSGHDHPDVATMLNILALVYRDQNKYKEAAHLLNDALAIREKTLGKDHPAVAATLNNLAVLYGKRGKYKEAEPLCKRALEIREKVLGKFHPDVAKQLSNLALLCQNQGKAEEVEYYYRRALEIYATRLGPDDPNVAKTKNNLASCYLKQGKYQDAETLYKEILTRAHEKEFGSVNGDNKPIWMHAEEREESKDKRRDSAPYGEYGSWYKACKVDSPTVNTTLRSLGALYRRQGKLEAAHTLEDCASRNRKQGLDPASQTKVVELLKDGSGGRGDRRGSRDVAGGAGPRSESDLEDAGPTAEWSGDGSGSLRRSGSFGKLRDALRRSSEMLVKKLQGGGPQEPPNPRMKRASSLNFLNKSVEEPTQPGGTGLSDSRTLSSSSMDLSRRSSLVG comes from the exons ATGGCCATGATGGTGCTTCCGCGGGAGGAGAAGCTGAGCCAGGATGAGATCGTGCTGGGCACCAAGGCCGTCATCCAGGGACTGGAGACTCTGCGTGGGGAGCATCGTGCCCTGCTGGCTCCTCTGGTTGCGCCTGAGGCCAGCGAAGCCGAGCCTGGCTCGCAGGAGCGCTGCATCCTCCTGCGTCGCTCCCTGGAAGCCATTGAGCTTGGGCTGGGGGAGGCCCAG GTGATCTTGGCACTGTCGAGCCACCTGGGGGCCGTAGAATCAGAGAAGCAGAAGCTGCGGGCGCAGGTGCGGCGCCTGGTGCAGGAGAACCAGTGGCTGCGTGAGGAGCTGGCGGGGACGCAGCAGAAGCTGCAGCGCAGTGAGCAGGCCGTGGCCCAgctggaggaggagaagcagcacCTGCTGTTCATGAGCCAGATCCGCAAGTTGGATGAAGACATCTCCCCTAAC gaggagaagggggaCGTCCCCAAAGACACACTGGATGACCTGTTCCCCAATGAGGATGAGCAGAGCCCAG CCCCTAGCCCAGGAGGAGGGGATGTGTCTGGTCAGCATGGGGGCTACGAGATCCCGGCCCGGCTCCGCACCCTGCACAACCTGGTGATCCAGTACGCCTCACAGGGCCGCTATGAGGTAGCTGTGCCACTCTGCAAGCAGGCACTCGAAGACCTGGAGAAGACGTCAGGCCACGACCACCCTGACGTTGCCACCATGCTGAACATCCTGGCACTGGTCTATCG GGATCAGAACAAGTATAAGGAGGCTGCCCACCTACTCAATGATGCTCTGGCCATCCGGGAGAAAACCCTGGGCAAGGACCACCCAGCC GTGGCTGCGACACTAAACAACCTGGCGGTCCTGTATGGCAAGAGGGGCAAGTACAAGGAGGCTGAGCCGTTGTGCAAGCGGGCACTGGAGATCCGAGAGAAG GTCCTAGGCAAGTTTCACCCAGATGTGGCCAAGCAGCTCAGCAACCTGGCCCTGCTGTGCCAGAACCAGGGCAAAGCCGAGGAGGTGGAATACTACTATCGGCGGGCGCTGGAGATCTATGCTACACGCCTCGGGCCCGATGACCCCAATGTAGCCAAGACCAAGAACAACCTG GCTTCCTGCTACCTGAAGCAGGGCAAGTACCAGGATGCAGAGACCCTGTACAAGGAGATCCTCACCCGCGCTCATGAGAAAGAGTTTGGCTCTGTCAATG GGGACAACAAGCCCATCTGGATGCACGCAGAGGAGCGGGAGGAAAGCAAG GATAAGCGCCGGGACAGCGCCCCCTATGGGGAATATGGCAGCTGGTACAAGGCCTGTAAAGTAGACAG CCCCACAGTCAACACCACCCTGCGCAGCTTGGGGGCCCTATACCGACGCCAGGGCAAGCTGGAAGCCGCACACACACTGGAGGACTGTGCCAGCCGCAACCGCAAGCAG GGTTTGGACCCCGCAAGCCAGACCAAGGTGGTAGAACTGCTGAAAGATGGCAGTGGCGGGCGGGGAGACCGCCGTGGCAGCCGAGACGTGGCCGGGGGTGCCGGGCCCCGGTCTGAGTCTGACCTCGAGGATGCGGGACCTACAGCTGAGTGGAGTGGG GATGGCAGTGGCTCCTTGCGGCGCAGCGGCTCCTTTGGGAAGCTTCGAGACGCCCTGAGGCGCAGCAGTGAGATGCTAGTAAAGAAGCTGCAGGGGGGCGGCCCCCAGGAGCCCCCTAACCCCAG GATGAAGCGAGCCAGTTCCCTCAACTTCCTCAACAAGAGCGTGGAAGAGCCGACCCAG CCTGGAGGCACAGGTCTCTCTGACAGCCGCACTCTCAGCTCCAGCTCCATGGACCTCTCCCGACGAAGCTCCCTGGTGGGCTAA